Proteins encoded together in one Spodoptera frugiperda isolate SF20-4 chromosome 15, AGI-APGP_CSIRO_Sfru_2.0, whole genome shotgun sequence window:
- the LOC118271675 gene encoding uncharacterized protein LOC118271675 gives MKSAALILLFVFCSVQCRKILPINKNANIDFINMESGFGQPTAARTGPAAAPVVPKPAPAPAPAPAPAPAPARAPAPAPAPAPAPAPKAPTPAPKPAAPQSPSKPAQLSPPPAQNKPGLVIPPGPAQPTPTPGPGSVKALINYYDSRGNASPIRPYSYSQAVKQG, from the exons ATGAAGTCTGCAGCTTTAATCTTGTTATTTGTCTTCTGTTCTGTCCAAT gtCGGAAGATATTGCCGATAAACAAAAATGCTAACATCGACTTTATTAATATGGAGAGTGGTTTCGGGCAGCCTACCGCGGCCAGAACGGGCCCAGCAGCCGCGCCGGTAGTGCCTAAACCAGCACCCGCACCGGCACCTGCACCCGCACCCGCACCGGCACCTGCACGCGCACCGGCACCCGCACCTGCACCAGCTCCTGCACCCGCCCCCAAGGCTCCAACCCCAGCTCCTAAGCCAGCAGCTCCCCAATCACCCTCCAAGCCTGCTCAACTTTCCCCTCCGCCCGCTCAGAACAAGCCCGGCTTGGTCATCCCGCCCGGACCAGCCCAACCTACTCCAACTCCTGGCCCCGGTAGTGTTAAAGCACTTATCAACTACTACGACAGCAGAGGCAATGCCAGTCCCATCCGTCCTTACAGCTACAGCCAGGCGGTCAAGCAGGGGTAA